Genomic window (Leptospira weilii):
CACGTTCCGGCTGATACACTTTACAAAATCGTAAACATATATCTCGGAACCGGAACGAACGGTTAAGCAATTTTAAATTTAGGAGTTATTACAAATGAAGGGAAAAGAAGAAAAATCACACATAAAGAGCATTGCGTTAATTAAAAAATGCATTCAGGGGTTTCCCATTTCTACGTCTCGCGCAATTGTTATGGCGGAAAGAGAAGGAATAATTCCGATCGGAAAATACAAACGTTCTACAGTTGATCGTTTGCTAATTAAATACGGATTTTCGACACGATTAAAAACTGTTTCAACTGGTAAATGAAGGAGTTACTACAAGTGAGAGAAGAAACTAACAACGCACTGGAAGAATGCGAAGATGTATTCGTTGAGACTAAAAATGCAAAACGAGTATTGAAATTTTGTAAGGACGTGATTAAACGAAATCAGTGGGCAGTAGTCACAGGAAAAGCCGGTGCTGGCAAATCAGAAATCAGAAAGGAACTTTTGCGACAACTTAGAAAATCTAAATCTAATATTGTTCTTGAAGTTCCGGTATTTCATTCAGTGCAGCCTCGTTCCGCCGCAATTATGAAGGAAATTATTAGAGCAATAAACCCGGATGTTCACGTTCCTGGTTCGATCGAATCGAAATATAGACTGCTTCGAAGCGTATTGACTGACGCTCTCGATTCTGGTTACAAGGTCGTGATAGTTTTCGAAGAGAGTCATAACCTTTCTCATAATATGATGCGGGAGTTAAAGCTCATTCATGAAATCGAGGCAATGGGAAAAACGCATTTATTTGCTATGGTGATGTTTCTACAAGCTACACCTCGATTTGGGGAAATATTTAGAACTCGTGAAATCGGAAAACGAGTTCTTGTCGAGGAGATGAATCTTCCAACGTCGGAAGAAGCGATAGAAATAGCAGAAAAAAGATTCAATTTAAGTTTCAAAGACGATTCTGCGAAATCCGATTTTCTGGATACAACTGGAGAATATCCGGCTTCAATCAAACATCTTGCTCAATCTTTGTGGTTGTTGCCGGATTTCAACGGAGTGGTAACAAGAACAACATTAACAACTCTGAAAGCACAGGCGTTCAAAGAAGCCCTGTTAGAACACAAGATTTCTAATCGAATGATTCAACGCTTTATTAAACGAGAAATCAAAGAAGACCTTTCTGTTGGATTCATAAACGAATCGCTCAACCACAAACGAAACGGATCAAAAGCGGACGCTGTTCGCGATCTTGCCAGCAAATTATTAAACGACGCACGGGAAGAAGCAAGAGCCGTCTAACGCATTTTTTTAATTAGGAGGAAAAATGGCTAACGAAACAAACGAAGGAAAGAAGAAAAAGGGAACAGGAGAACGAGCAGAAAAACCTGTAAAAGAAAAACCGGCTCCTTATCTCATCAATTCCGAATCAGAGAAAGAAACAGCACTGCTGGAAATTCAGGAGATGCTCGGGAAAATCGAAAACGATTCCGAATTGAAGTCGTGGGAAGAAGAGTTAACAGACATCAACAAACGCGCGGTAGAATTGAAAGCTCAGATCAGCGATCGTAAAAAGTCCTCGTCCACCGAAAAGAAGGACATGGCGGATAAGATCGTTCTGATCAAAGCAGGACTCGCAGAATACGAGGTCAACAAGGCTCTCGGTAAAACCGCGTAAAAGGAGCGACGTTATGCCAGTTAAAAAGAAGACGGTCAAGAAAAAGGCCGTTCGTAAAACGGCGAAGAAAAAAACGGGAAAGGTTCCAAAGGCACCGGTTATTCCTTCTTCTTCAAAAGGATTAGCTGTGGATTTGAATCCCGAAACAGATAAGGAGGTAGAAAGTGGCAAAGAAAACACCGAAAGGGAAAGTTGAACTGCCGGATAATCTCTATAAAAATCGCGCCGATCTCACCCAAGCTGTAGCAGAGCTTGGGGAGACCAAACGCGAGAGAGATCGTATCAAAAGCGAGGTAGACGACCAAATCAGCCAGCTTACGACAGAACTCCAAACTGAACTTACCCCGCTGGATTTAAAAATCCAGCACATTGTTTCTGGTATTAAGCTCTACGTTGACACGAACAAGGACGAACTATTCCCAGATCCGGAGTATCGGACTTGTAAACTGCCAACAGGAGAGTTGAAACTTCGAAAAGTCCCGGCTTCGGTGAAGACTCGTACGTCCTCGAAACTATTCGAAAAGATTCTCTCAGAAAACGGTCTTTTGGAAAAGTTCAATAATCTCGTTTCAAAATTGGGCGGAATCTATCTCCGCGTAAAATTGGAACTGAATAAAGAAAAAATCTTAGCAGAACCTCTGAGGGCAACGCAAAAGATCGGAGTCCAGTTAAACGAGGAAAACGAACGTTTATATATCACTCCGAGTGAAATTGACGCCGAAATCGAAGCCGTGGGAGATGCCGCTTAATGGTCCTTCCGCCTATTTCAGAAGTTACTTACTCAAATTTGCTCTCCGTCGTGGAGAGCTTTTTGAAATCTCGTGAGAGATCCTATTTCAGAAGTATTCAAAAAGAGACGATTGCTCTGAATCAGTTTATGAACAATGGAATTCCGGCTCCTAACGTTCTCGATCTTCTCGAAAAATTGATCGCGATCCGAAAGCACCCTAAGTTCGGAAAGGAATCCTTTTGGATTTCCGCAACGGAAAATATTTCCGGAGCTTATGCGTATATGCACAAAATTGAAACTGTTCACGCGGCGATCTGGCCCGAAGCAGAAAAACGTAAAGAAGAACAGAATTTGAAAGATCCGAAACTCGGATGGAAAGCGTTCTTAGAATTCTCTAAGCAACTCAGCCGTGAACTTCAACACGAAATAAAGAATCTTTCGATCTTCGAAAACACAGAATCGAAGACTATACGAATTCCAGAGTGTTCCGAAAAAGCAAAACTATTTATATTCAAATTTTTTCATGAATCCAATTCAGGTTGGAAAATCAAAAAGGCGGAACCCAATGCAAACGACATTTAAAGCACAAATAAAGATCCAGTTTGAGGATTTGGAATTTAATGATTTTTCTGACGCGGTTCTTGATGAGTATGGGGTTGTTAACATCAATACGATGACTCAATATGCAAAGAAACGACTTGGGGTATCTCAAGCAACCATCGAAAAACTGAAAGAGGATCGTAGAGGATGAAACGTCCTCTTACTGGGCACATAAATTGTTTCTCCGAGGATGGTGACGGGTTATATTGTGGACCAAGAGTCGCCGAAGAAGTTCGAGATACGATGATTCTTGGTCGCTGTGTAAGCATGGATACCACGGAGGCTATCCAGCCGGATTTTTGGAACGCGCAAGGTTACTTTTGGTTGGAGGAGATCAGGAAAGCACAGCGCGGTGGTTCACGATTTGGAGGAAACGATGATTCAAACGTATTTTGGACGCGTTTCGTTTCTCGATCGTGGTTTTCTGATTTCGACGGTGTTTGTTTTTGAAGCAAAATCGATCTCCCAAGTTTATCAACTCATTCAAGCTAAATTTGAAATCACCGAAGAACAAATACTGGATTTGAAAATAACAAATCGAAAAGCAATAAAAACGCACAAAGTAAACTCTCTTAAACAATGGATGGAAAAAACAATTTAATGACTCTTACCGCAAATACAAATAAAAATACAGAACCTTCGATTCAGCTTTTTAATGACGACTGTTTTAATATCTTTCCTCAGATTCCGGACAAATCAGTAAATTTGGTTCTTTGTGACTTACCCTACGGAACAACGGATTGTAGTTGGGATAAAGTTCTTCCTTTCAAAGAGCTTTGGGAACAATACAACCGGATGATCGTAGAAAATGGGGCGGTCATCCTTACAGCAAGTCAGCCTTTTACCACGGCTCTGATCAATAGTAACCCGAAAAATTTCAGATATGAACTCATTTGGTATAAAACGAAAGCGTCCGGATTTCTGAACGCGAACAAAATGCCGAATAAATCACATGAGAATATTCTGATTTTTTACAAAAAACTACCTGTCTATAACCCACAAAAATACCAAATCGATCCTAAATTTCAAAGAAAAGGAAAATCTTCTAAAAAGAATTATTCTAAGCTCTTTAACGTTCGAGGACCAAAATCAGAAACCTATCAATACCTCGATCTTGGTCAAAGACATCCAGATTCTGTTCTTTGTTTTCCTTCCGAATCCGGAAAAGGAATCCATCCTACGCAAAAACCTACTGCACTCATGAATTTTTTGATCAGTTCTTATTCCAATGTTGGAGACACGATCTTAGACAACTGCATGGGAAGCGGAACAACGGGAGTAGCCTGCATTCAAACGGATCGAAATTTCATAGGGATTGAAAAAGAAGAGGAATATTTCGAGTTAGCACAACGAAGAATAGAAATCGCTAAGAAAATTCGCAGACTCAAAACACTTCCTTCCATTTTTTCGGAAAAGGAGAAGACAGATGAATGATTGGGAAATTGCAAAGCTGATCCTCACATATACGTTTTGGGCTTCGATCGCTTGTTTCTTTTTCTTAGGAGTGATCGTTCGGGTGGTCATCGATTATATTACGTTCCTTTCTTCCTGGTTTAGAGAAGAGGCTAACAAGATTTCTTTGCAAAAGAATGTGTCAGAAGCGATAACTTACGAAGGTGAGCACAAGGAAAGAGTAATGGCGAAGGCGTTGCTTAGAATGGCGCGGGAGATCGATTTACTTAGGGAAAAATCCAAATGAAAATCATATCCTTTGGCTATACCGCCGCTCCTCTTCTCGCGGGAAGAAAAACAATCACGCGACGTGAATGGAAAGATGAATATGCTTTAAAATTTCACCCTGGGGAAATTGTCCAAGCGTATGATAAGCAAGCTCGTTTCGGTGGGAAGAAAATTGGAGAGATAAGAATTTCTTGGATTATAAAGCAAAGTCCTTTGTTAATGCCGGACTCCGACTATGAAGAAGAAGGATTTGCGTGGTTAGATGAAAATCCAGAATTTATTCCTAAAAAATTCATTCTCAAGGATGGAACAAAGGATATGAAAAAGTATTTTCGTATGTGGGAAATGTTCGGAGAACCGTGTTGGGCGATCAAATTCGAGCCTGTGAAACTCTTACCCTTCGAATCGTTTTTTACATCTCGAAATTCCTCACTTACAGAAGTCACATTTTGACGAAGAGATTGTATCAATGAATCATACAAAGATTGAATGGACTGATTTGACTTGGAACCCAACAACTGGTTGCACGAAAATATCAAGTGGCTGTAAAAATTGCTATGCTGAATCTCTTACAAAACGTTTTGAAAAAATGTGGGGAAAGTTTTCGGAAATAAAATTGCATCCGAACCGGTTGGATTTTCCACGTACGGTAAAAGGAAAACGAATATTCGTAGATTCGATGTCTGATCTCTTTCATAAAGACATTCCGTTCGATTTTATCGATCAAGTTCATTCGGTCATTGGGGAATGTCCTGAAAATATATTTCAAATCCTTACCAAAAGAATCGAGAGAGCGAAAGAATACTATGATTCCAGGAAAAATTTCACATTAGAAAACGTTTGGCTTGGAACTTCGATAGAAAGTCAAAACGTAGTTGAAGATAGGCTTCGTCATCTTATACAGATTCCGACTAAAGTTCGATTTCTTTCCTGCGAACCATTACTCGAAGAAGTTGATGTTTCAATTTATTTGAACGCTTGGGGTTATATCGATTGTTTCCCAATAGATTGGGTTATTGTAGGCGGTGAATCCGGTCCGGGAGCGCGACCGGTTCAAGCGGAATGGATTCGTTCGATTCGCGATCAGTGCAATATCGCGAGAGTTCAATTTTTCTTTAAACAATGGGGTGGAAGAAATAAGAAAGAATCCGGACGAGAGTTAGACGGAAGAGAATGGAATGAATTCCCGAAGGGGATAGTAAGATGAGTAGTCTTTTCCAAATTTGGACTTTAAAATCTAAAGCCGATATTTCAGAAGAGAATTTCCGTAATCTTGTAGAATCCATTTCCGGAGAAAGATCAACAAAAAATCTTTCTAAAGTTCACTTAGAAAAAATCGTGACCGCAATTTACAAATTACATCCTGAATTGAAAAAGAAAAATGTCGCTGATCGCCGCACTCCAATTAAATATTCGTCCGTTCCGAAAAACAATTCTAAATTCAAATCAATAATAACACCAGATCAAAACGAGTTGATTAAAAATCTTGTAACAGCTCTCAATTTATCAGGAAATTATGAGAATCTTTCGACAAATTCTCTTCCAGTTAAAATGTTTAAGAAATCGTTAAACGAACTTTCCAGACATGAAGCTCAGTCTGTAACTGAAGCACTCAAGGGAATGTTGATTCGCTCGAATCAAGAACTGTTTGATAAATTCCTGAAAGATATGACGCGCTCTGAAAGCGTTCTCCGGATAATGCGTTTGATTTTGGTTAAAGGAACGGGTGTTTAGGGTGGAATTTAAATCTAAATTCCGACGTTATCCGAATGCTTTTTCGTATTATTTCTTCGTAATATTCTTGAATTCTTCTTCGTTCGTTTTCAATATTTTGTCTATAACAGGTCTAAAAACCTTCTAAAACCCCTTCAAAAAGCCGGTTTTTCCTCGATTTTCCTACGTTTCCGTTTAGACTTTCCTGGGTATCTCTTCTTTCAGTGTTAGGGGGGGATACCTACTGTAATTCATTGGAGGTTTTTACAATGAAACAGAACGAAAAAAATAATGCGAGGAGCGTTTTCGATTGCGACATTCCTCACTCTATTTTTATTTTTTCTTATGAGTTGCGGCTCTAAGGATAGTAATAAAGACTTAATAACCAATTTGGTTTTGGCTCAAATTTTAGCGGGTTCGGGAGATCAGCCGCAGGGAAAAGCGGAATTTAGACTTTCTAACACAAAGAAGTTACTCTCCGCTCGTTCCTCAAACGTTCAACAATTTAAAACGTTGTCTACTGCGTCTTGCGGATTTATCGGGAGACAATCCTCAAAATTACGGTGACGGTTTTACGGATCATTTTATAAAACCGTATTTCTATTCGCAAAAAAAACGATGAACAACTCAATTTTGGATATGAATAACTTTCGAGTGACTGACGAAATCTTTTGAAAGTTTTTGACCGTATTTCGTTACACTCTCGGAAATTCAGGATAGCGATCTTTTTAAATTCTGAAAAGTTCGACGTATGAATCTGTCCAGATCTCAATTCTTGCGGTATTTAGGAAAGGGTGCGTCCGCGTTGGCGATTGCAAAATCCGGAATTCTTTCGGCTTCCGCGAAGTCGAAAGAATTCATTCGTTCCAAATCGAATGAGCGGTTTCAACCGATCTCTCCGAGTGAACAAGATTCTTTGATCTTATCTCCCGGTTATCGATACAACACAATCGCTCTTTACGGAGATCGGATAAATCCTCAAGGGGATACGTTCGGTTTTAATTCCGACTTCAATTGTTTTTTCCCCTTTGGGGGTAAGAAGGATACGGGACTTCTCTGGAACAATCACGAGACTCTCGGAGTTTTGGAATACTACGTGAACGGGTACGACAGTCAGAAGCAAGGACCCAACGAGAGAACGGACAAGCAGATCGAACAATATTTGTACGCGTTGGGCGGTTCTGTAATTCGAATCGCGAAAAAGAACGGGGACTGGACTCTTTCTCCCGATTCCTCTTACGGAAGAAGAATCAATGGACTTACAGAATTTCGTCTAACGGGTCCCGCCGCCGGAAGTGCCGCGGTGGGAAATACGAACAAGGTTTTCGGTACGTTTGCGAACTGTGCGGGAGGGGTTACTTTTTGGAATACCGTTCTTTCGTGCGAAGAAAATGTGGAATGGATCATAGAACCCTGCAAACTTCCGCACGAAACCCATTACGGCTGGGTGATCGAGGTGGATCCGTTCGATCCCAAATCCGTTCCGGTCAAACATACCGCTTTGGGACGATTTGCCCACGAGAACGCTGCGGTTGTTTTGTCTTCCTCCGGCAAAATCGTGGTTTATATGGGAGACGACGCTCGCGACGAATGTGTCTATAAGTTCGTATCCAAGGATTCTTACGATCCGTTTCTGGGAGTGGAAAATTCCTCCCTACTCGAAGCGGGAATTTTATATGCGGCGGACTTCGATAATGGAATTTGGATTCCTCTTGATTTGGAGTCGAACGAAACATTAAGAAATTCTAAAAAAGAAAACGGTGATAGACATTTTGAAACCCAAGCGGACGTTCTCGTCCATTGTAGAAGCGCCGCTAGAATTTGCGGTGCGACTCCGATGGATCGTCCCGAAGACATAGAAATCCATCCGTTGGACGGCACTGTTTTTATCGCGATGACCAACAATGACAGACACGGAAATTTATTCGGACAAATTCTCCGCATCCGGGAAAAATCCGGGGACCACGCGGGACTGGAATTCGATTTTGAAGTGTTTGTTGCGGGAGGAACTGGTTCGGGATTTGCCGCTCCCGACAATTTGGCGTTTGATAAAAAAGGGAATCTCTGGATCGTGACCGATATTTCCGGTAAGAACTTAAACAGATCCGTATATAAGAAATTTGGAAACAACGGATTGTTTGTGATTCGGACCCAAGGCCCGGATGTAGGTAGGGCGTTTCAATTCGCTTCTTCTCCCATCGGAGCGGAATTTACAGGACTCTGGTTCACTCCGGATCAAAAGGAGCTATTCCTCTCCGTCCAACATCCGGGAGAAACCACGAAGGACTATCGTAATCCCACGAGCCGTTGGCCTCACGGAGGGAACTCCATACCAAGGCCCGGAGTAGTTGCAATTTATTTAAAGTGATCGATTACTTGGCGGCTTCGATCGCTTCTGCTTCCGTGATAAAGTGAGTGAA
Coding sequences:
- a CDS encoding PhoX family protein codes for the protein MNLSRSQFLRYLGKGASALAIAKSGILSASAKSKEFIRSKSNERFQPISPSEQDSLILSPGYRYNTIALYGDRINPQGDTFGFNSDFNCFFPFGGKKDTGLLWNNHETLGVLEYYVNGYDSQKQGPNERTDKQIEQYLYALGGSVIRIAKKNGDWTLSPDSSYGRRINGLTEFRLTGPAAGSAAVGNTNKVFGTFANCAGGVTFWNTVLSCEENVEWIIEPCKLPHETHYGWVIEVDPFDPKSVPVKHTALGRFAHENAAVVLSSSGKIVVYMGDDARDECVYKFVSKDSYDPFLGVENSSLLEAGILYAADFDNGIWIPLDLESNETLRNSKKENGDRHFETQADVLVHCRSAARICGATPMDRPEDIEIHPLDGTVFIAMTNNDRHGNLFGQILRIREKSGDHAGLEFDFEVFVAGGTGSGFAAPDNLAFDKKGNLWIVTDISGKNLNRSVYKKFGNNGLFVIRTQGPDVGRAFQFASSPIGAEFTGLWFTPDQKELFLSVQHPGETTKDYRNPTSRWPHGGNSIPRPGVVAIYLK
- a CDS encoding DUF5131 family protein; this encodes MNHTKIEWTDLTWNPTTGCTKISSGCKNCYAESLTKRFEKMWGKFSEIKLHPNRLDFPRTVKGKRIFVDSMSDLFHKDIPFDFIDQVHSVIGECPENIFQILTKRIERAKEYYDSRKNFTLENVWLGTSIESQNVVEDRLRHLIQIPTKVRFLSCEPLLEEVDVSIYLNAWGYIDCFPIDWVIVGGESGPGARPVQAEWIRSIRDQCNIARVQFFFKQWGGRNKKESGRELDGREWNEFPKGIVR
- a CDS encoding ATP-binding protein, with translation MKELLQVREETNNALEECEDVFVETKNAKRVLKFCKDVIKRNQWAVVTGKAGAGKSEIRKELLRQLRKSKSNIVLEVPVFHSVQPRSAAIMKEIIRAINPDVHVPGSIESKYRLLRSVLTDALDSGYKVVIVFEESHNLSHNMMRELKLIHEIEAMGKTHLFAMVMFLQATPRFGEIFRTREIGKRVLVEEMNLPTSEEAIEIAEKRFNLSFKDDSAKSDFLDTTGEYPASIKHLAQSLWLLPDFNGVVTRTTLTTLKAQAFKEALLEHKISNRMIQRFIKREIKEDLSVGFINESLNHKRNGSKADAVRDLASKLLNDAREEARAV
- a CDS encoding DNA-methyltransferase; translation: MTLTANTNKNTEPSIQLFNDDCFNIFPQIPDKSVNLVLCDLPYGTTDCSWDKVLPFKELWEQYNRMIVENGAVILTASQPFTTALINSNPKNFRYELIWYKTKASGFLNANKMPNKSHENILIFYKKLPVYNPQKYQIDPKFQRKGKSSKKNYSKLFNVRGPKSETYQYLDLGQRHPDSVLCFPSESGKGIHPTQKPTALMNFLISSYSNVGDTILDNCMGSGTTGVACIQTDRNFIGIEKEEEYFELAQRRIEIAKKIRRLKTLPSIFSEKEKTDE
- a CDS encoding phage protein GemA/Gp16 family protein encodes the protein MSSLFQIWTLKSKADISEENFRNLVESISGERSTKNLSKVHLEKIVTAIYKLHPELKKKNVADRRTPIKYSSVPKNNSKFKSIITPDQNELIKNLVTALNLSGNYENLSTNSLPVKMFKKSLNELSRHEAQSVTEALKGMLIRSNQELFDKFLKDMTRSESVLRIMRLILVKGTGV
- a CDS encoding host-nuclease inhibitor Gam family protein, which translates into the protein MAKKTPKGKVELPDNLYKNRADLTQAVAELGETKRERDRIKSEVDDQISQLTTELQTELTPLDLKIQHIVSGIKLYVDTNKDELFPDPEYRTCKLPTGELKLRKVPASVKTRTSSKLFEKILSENGLLEKFNNLVSKLGGIYLRVKLELNKEKILAEPLRATQKIGVQLNEENERLYITPSEIDAEIEAVGDAA